The Achromobacter pestifer genome includes a region encoding these proteins:
- a CDS encoding helix-turn-helix domain-containing protein, with the protein MKTLSQLSDTGISDLAIGLNRFDAQVGHPLALAYVVVLICREGSAEWEVNFKPHRMKKNDLLVLAEDSIALIKRKSDDFSCACYLMNRSIAAEVAHALPNSLFSFLSRSPFFAAETLSPQYSRAWESQAALIHEQCVTYQRTMIVNHVQNLFLWICEKTDGLGAGTRNDFSRSEAVCWKFWELISVHCVQQRGVAFYAGLLHITPYYLSQLSRRFFNDAPKTLIDRQVVLEIKKRLSQPRKSVQQIAEELHFADASYLGKFFKRHTGMGLTDYRKGRA; encoded by the coding sequence ATGAAAACACTCTCTCAGCTCTCGGATACAGGCATCTCAGACCTCGCCATCGGCCTCAATAGGTTCGACGCACAGGTGGGGCACCCCTTGGCGTTGGCGTATGTGGTGGTGCTGATCTGCCGCGAGGGCAGCGCCGAGTGGGAAGTGAACTTCAAGCCGCACAGGATGAAGAAGAACGATCTGCTGGTCCTGGCGGAAGACTCCATCGCGCTCATCAAACGCAAGTCGGATGACTTTTCGTGCGCCTGCTATTTGATGAACCGGTCCATCGCCGCGGAGGTTGCGCACGCCCTGCCCAACAGCCTGTTTTCCTTCTTGAGCCGTTCGCCGTTCTTCGCCGCCGAAACGCTGTCGCCACAGTATTCAAGGGCCTGGGAGAGCCAGGCCGCGCTGATCCATGAGCAGTGTGTCACCTACCAGCGAACCATGATCGTCAACCATGTCCAGAACCTGTTCTTGTGGATCTGCGAAAAGACGGACGGCCTTGGGGCCGGCACGAGGAATGACTTCAGCAGATCGGAAGCGGTCTGCTGGAAATTCTGGGAGTTGATCTCGGTGCACTGCGTGCAACAGCGCGGGGTGGCATTCTATGCAGGGCTGCTGCATATCACTCCATACTATCTGTCGCAGCTGAGCAGGAGGTTCTTCAACGACGCGCCCAAGACGCTGATCGACAGGCAGGTCGTGCTGGAGATAAAAAAGCGCCTTAGCCAGCCCAGGAAATCCGTGCAGCAGATTGCGGAGGAACTGCATTTCGCCGACGCCTCCTATCTGGGCAAGTTCTTCAAGCGCCATACCGGCATGGGGTTGACCGACTACCGGAAAGGCAGGGCATGA
- a CDS encoding MFS transporter yields the protein MTASTSAAGSTAYKAPLILTGCLTAAVIPLSIAGPAVVVPSINQALGGSAAELTWIINAYILTYGSATLAAGSLADTYGRKRLWLAGMVLFALVTAAIPFMPSVLWIDILRLIQGLGAAAAFAGAMAALTQEFDGHARTRVFSLIGTTFGAGAAFGPFLAGLLIDTVGWHWVFLLPAWVALLASVLISLFARETRDPEATGLDWPGAITFTIGLAVLTYGLILAPEKGWGHTSVLTSLASAVGLLMAFAFIELRRAKPMLDLSLFDNARFVGVQVLAVAPAYAYIVLLIILPARFIGMEGYSALAAGKMMIALSAPLLVVPFIAGQLARWINVGVLSSIGLAIAAAGLSWLGYGIAGDVQSNRLAAMLLIGAGIGLPWGLMDGLAVSVVPKERAGMAAGIFNAIRLAGDGIAIAAVGAILSARILSGLAAAAEDSASGHMKTSELVKASNRLAMSDLQNAMAQLPMMEKNSLLRVYESAFQFQLLVLAAAAAATAVLVFLLLGKTKMHN from the coding sequence ATGACAGCCAGCACTTCAGCCGCAGGCTCGACAGCCTACAAAGCACCACTAATCTTGACTGGCTGCCTGACAGCAGCGGTCATCCCATTGAGCATCGCCGGCCCCGCCGTGGTGGTGCCCTCAATCAATCAGGCTCTTGGGGGGAGCGCCGCGGAACTTACTTGGATCATCAACGCCTACATCCTTACCTACGGCAGCGCGACTCTAGCTGCAGGGAGTCTAGCGGACACGTATGGGCGCAAGCGGCTGTGGTTGGCTGGCATGGTTCTGTTCGCGCTCGTAACGGCTGCAATTCCTTTTATGCCATCCGTTCTGTGGATCGACATCTTGAGGCTGATCCAGGGGCTAGGGGCAGCTGCAGCGTTCGCGGGCGCAATGGCCGCATTGACACAGGAGTTCGACGGCCACGCGCGCACTCGTGTTTTCAGTTTGATCGGGACGACCTTTGGCGCGGGAGCTGCATTTGGTCCGTTCCTAGCCGGACTCTTGATCGATACCGTGGGTTGGCATTGGGTGTTTCTACTGCCGGCATGGGTTGCATTGCTTGCTTCCGTCCTGATCTCGCTATTCGCACGTGAAACACGTGATCCCGAAGCCACAGGGTTGGATTGGCCTGGAGCTATCACCTTCACTATCGGGCTCGCTGTACTCACCTACGGCCTCATTCTCGCCCCCGAGAAGGGCTGGGGCCACACGTCGGTACTTACTTCCTTGGCGAGTGCCGTTGGACTGTTGATGGCCTTCGCCTTCATTGAACTGCGGCGAGCCAAGCCTATGCTCGACCTCTCCCTATTTGACAACGCGCGGTTTGTAGGAGTGCAGGTGTTGGCGGTTGCGCCGGCCTATGCGTATATCGTGCTGCTCATCATATTGCCCGCCCGATTCATCGGGATGGAAGGCTATAGCGCGTTGGCGGCGGGGAAGATGATGATTGCGTTATCTGCGCCATTACTGGTGGTTCCTTTCATCGCAGGCCAACTGGCGCGCTGGATCAATGTTGGCGTGTTATCAAGTATTGGTCTTGCCATCGCTGCGGCCGGTTTGTCCTGGTTGGGTTACGGCATCGCTGGCGATGTCCAAAGTAACCGCTTGGCCGCGATGCTGCTGATCGGCGCGGGTATCGGTTTGCCATGGGGCCTTATGGACGGTCTGGCGGTCAGCGTGGTACCCAAAGAGCGGGCCGGCATGGCGGCGGGGATCTTCAACGCGATTCGTCTGGCTGGGGATGGCATCGCTATCGCAGCGGTCGGGGCCATCCTGTCTGCTCGGATTCTATCGGGCTTGGCAGCTGCAGCGGAGGATAGCGCGTCAGGTCACATGAAAACGAGCGAGTTGGTGAAGGCTTCGAATCGGCTGGCAATGAGCGACCTGCAAAACGCCATGGCCCAGCTACCGATGATGGAGAAAAATTCTTTGCTGCGGGTGTATGAGAGCGCCTTTCAGTTCCAGCTCCTTGTGTTGGCAGCGGCTGCGGCAGCGACAGCAGTTTTGGTATTTCTACTGTTGGGAAAAACGAAGATGCATAACTGA
- a CDS encoding LysR family transcriptional regulator: MDSLSGMTIFVLVAEVHSFATAGRQLGVSASAISKGVARLEEKLGVRLFQRSTRSVSLTPEGTLFLDRCRRILAEIAAAENELASTTASPRGRLRVSLPLVSGLMLPALSAFAHRYPQIELDLDFSDRLVDVIAEGFDAVVRTGELSDSRLLSKRLGSSRFVYVGAPGYFAQRGTPLHPEELTQHACLMHRFPTTGTLEKWPLIRPPSETVIRLTASMTSNHVETLLHMAVQGHGIACLPDFAVQPALESGALQSVLDRWAGSSSTFWVLWPSNRQLSPRVRAFVDFMAENLFPEPNLV; this comes from the coding sequence ATGGATAGCCTGAGTGGTATGACAATTTTTGTTCTGGTCGCTGAGGTGCATAGCTTCGCGACTGCTGGGCGCCAATTGGGCGTCTCCGCGTCGGCAATCAGCAAGGGGGTAGCCCGGCTTGAGGAAAAGCTCGGCGTGCGCCTGTTTCAGCGCAGTACCCGCAGCGTCAGCTTGACACCAGAAGGCACACTGTTCCTTGACCGCTGTCGACGAATCCTGGCTGAAATCGCCGCGGCGGAGAATGAATTGGCCAGCACAACCGCCAGTCCTAGAGGCCGCCTGCGGGTGAGTCTGCCATTGGTCAGCGGTCTGATGCTGCCGGCGCTATCGGCCTTTGCTCATCGCTACCCCCAGATTGAGCTGGATCTGGACTTCAGCGACCGGCTAGTGGATGTCATAGCCGAAGGCTTCGATGCCGTGGTGCGTACGGGCGAACTCAGCGACTCCCGTTTGTTGAGCAAGCGCCTGGGCAGCAGCCGCTTCGTGTATGTCGGTGCGCCTGGTTACTTCGCACAACGAGGTACTCCGCTGCATCCGGAAGAACTGACGCAACACGCCTGCCTGATGCACCGATTTCCGACTACCGGCACGCTAGAGAAATGGCCATTGATCCGCCCCCCGTCGGAAACGGTGATTCGTCTGACGGCCAGCATGACCAGCAACCATGTCGAGACGCTTCTGCATATGGCTGTGCAGGGCCACGGCATTGCCTGCCTGCCGGACTTTGCCGTTCAACCGGCATTGGAAAGTGGCGCGCTTCAGAGTGTGCTGGATCGGTGGGCGGGTAGTTCCAGCACGTTTTGGGTTTTATGGCCGTCCAATCGGCAGCTATCCCCCCGGGTCCGGGCATTTGTAGATTTCATGGCAGAGAATCTATTTCCCGAACCGAATCTTGTTTAG
- the groES gene encoding co-chaperone GroES, whose amino-acid sequence MALRPLGDRVIVKRLENERKTASGIVIPDSAAEKPDQGEVVAVGPGKKTEDGKILPVDLKAGDKVLFGKYAGQSVKVDGEELLVIREDEILAVVQ is encoded by the coding sequence ATGGCCTTGCGTCCCCTGGGCGATCGCGTGATCGTCAAACGCCTCGAAAACGAGCGCAAGACTGCATCGGGCATCGTTATCCCCGACAGCGCCGCTGAAAAGCCCGACCAGGGTGAAGTCGTGGCCGTCGGCCCCGGCAAGAAGACCGAAGACGGCAAGATCCTGCCGGTCGACCTGAAGGCTGGCGACAAGGTGCTGTTCGGCAAGTATGCCGGCCAGTCCGTGAAGGTTGACGGCGAAGAGCTGCTCGTCATCCGCGAGGACGAAATCCTCGCCGTGGTCCAGTAA
- the groL gene encoding chaperonin GroEL (60 kDa chaperone family; promotes refolding of misfolded polypeptides especially under stressful conditions; forms two stacked rings of heptamers to form a barrel-shaped 14mer; ends can be capped by GroES; misfolded proteins enter the barrel where they are refolded when GroES binds): MAAKQVLFGDDARVRIVRGVNVLANAVKTTLGPKGRNVVLERSFGAPTVTKDGVSVAKEIELKDKFENIGAQLVKDVASKTSDNAGDGTTTATVLAQAIVMEGLKYVAAGFNPIDLKRGIDKAVAAAVAELKKQSKPVTTSKEIAQVGSISANSDTSIGQIIADAMDKVGKEGVITVEDGKSLENELDVVEGMQFDRGYLSPYFINNPDKQVAALEDPYVLIFDKKISNIRDLLPVLEQVAKSSRPLLIIAEDVEGEALATLVVNNIRGILKTTAVKAPGFGDRRKAMLEDIAILTGGTVISEETGMSLEKAGLAELGQAKRIEVGKENTTIIDGAGDSKSIEARVKQVRIQIEEATSDYDREKLQERVAKLAGGVAVIRVGAATEVEMKEKKARVEDALHATRAAVEEGVVAGGGVALLRAKQAITDLKGDTPDQNAGIKLILRAVEEPLRTIVTNAGEEASVVVSNVLNGKGNYGYNAATGEYTDLVEQGVLDPTKVTRTALQNAASVASLLLTAEAAVVELVEDKPAAPAMPGGMGGMGGMDF, encoded by the coding sequence ATGGCTGCCAAGCAAGTATTGTTCGGTGACGACGCCCGCGTGCGCATCGTCCGCGGCGTGAATGTTCTCGCCAACGCTGTCAAGACCACCCTGGGCCCCAAGGGTCGCAACGTCGTGCTGGAGCGCTCGTTCGGCGCCCCGACCGTGACCAAGGACGGCGTGTCCGTCGCCAAGGAAATCGAACTGAAGGACAAGTTCGAAAACATCGGCGCGCAACTGGTCAAGGACGTTGCCTCGAAGACCTCCGACAACGCCGGCGACGGCACCACCACCGCCACGGTGCTGGCTCAAGCCATCGTCATGGAAGGCCTGAAGTACGTTGCCGCCGGTTTCAACCCGATCGACCTGAAGCGCGGCATCGACAAGGCTGTCGCCGCCGCCGTCGCTGAACTGAAGAAGCAATCCAAGCCGGTCACGACCAGCAAGGAAATCGCCCAGGTCGGCTCGATCTCCGCCAACAGCGACACCTCCATCGGCCAGATCATCGCTGACGCGATGGACAAGGTCGGCAAGGAAGGCGTCATCACCGTCGAAGACGGCAAGTCGCTGGAAAACGAGCTGGACGTCGTCGAAGGCATGCAATTCGACCGCGGCTACCTGTCGCCCTACTTCATCAACAACCCGGACAAGCAAGTTGCCGCTCTGGAAGATCCGTATGTCCTGATTTTCGACAAGAAGATCAGCAACATCCGTGACCTGCTGCCCGTGCTGGAACAAGTTGCCAAGTCGAGCCGTCCGCTGCTGATCATCGCGGAAGACGTCGAAGGCGAAGCCCTGGCCACCCTGGTTGTGAACAACATCCGCGGCATCCTGAAGACGACCGCCGTCAAGGCTCCTGGCTTCGGCGACCGCCGCAAGGCCATGCTGGAAGACATCGCCATCCTGACGGGCGGCACGGTGATCTCCGAAGAAACCGGCATGTCGCTGGAAAAGGCCGGCCTGGCTGAACTGGGCCAAGCCAAGCGCATCGAAGTGGGCAAGGAAAACACGACCATCATCGACGGCGCTGGCGACAGCAAGTCGATCGAGGCTCGCGTCAAGCAAGTCCGCATCCAGATCGAAGAAGCCACTTCCGACTACGACCGTGAAAAGCTGCAAGAACGCGTGGCCAAGCTGGCCGGCGGCGTTGCCGTGATTCGCGTTGGCGCTGCCACCGAAGTCGAAATGAAGGAAAAGAAGGCTCGCGTCGAAGATGCCCTGCACGCCACCCGCGCCGCAGTGGAAGAAGGCGTTGTGGCTGGCGGCGGCGTTGCACTGCTGCGCGCCAAGCAAGCCATCACCGACCTGAAGGGCGACACGCCTGACCAGAACGCCGGCATCAAGCTGATCCTGCGCGCTGTGGAAGAGCCCCTGCGCACCATCGTCACCAACGCCGGCGAAGAAGCCAGCGTCGTGGTCAGCAACGTGCTGAACGGCAAGGGCAACTACGGCTACAACGCCGCGACCGGCGAGTACACCGACCTGGTCGAGCAAGGCGTGCTGGATCCCACCAAGGTGACCCGCACCGCCCTGCAAAACGCTGCCTCCGTCGCCAGCCTGCTGCTGACGGCTGAAGCCGCCGTTGTGGAACTGGTCGAAGACAAGCCCGCTGCTCCGGCCATGCCCGGCGGCATGGGCGGCATGGGCGGCATGGACTTCTAA
- a CDS encoding MarR family winged helix-turn-helix transcriptional regulator, which produces MTATPRRVPADQAAPQALQAFDLTLVASHLLRRAHFRAEALFAQAFPDEDLTPRQKALLITVYQNPGATQNRIAELIALDRNSFAEMIARMTKKGYVRRKRSTQDGRAYALEITEEGIALLARILPQDAAVEAQVLAPIPEDLRPVFLKCLRLMAGLEQQDDTAA; this is translated from the coding sequence ATGACCGCTACACCCCGACGTGTCCCCGCCGACCAGGCCGCTCCCCAGGCCTTGCAGGCGTTCGATCTGACCCTGGTCGCGTCCCATCTGCTGCGCCGGGCTCATTTCCGGGCCGAAGCCCTGTTCGCGCAGGCCTTTCCCGACGAAGACCTGACCCCGCGCCAGAAGGCGCTGCTGATCACCGTCTACCAGAATCCCGGCGCGACCCAGAACCGCATCGCCGAACTGATCGCATTGGACCGCAACTCCTTCGCCGAAATGATCGCGCGCATGACCAAGAAAGGCTATGTGCGCCGCAAGCGCTCAACCCAGGACGGGCGCGCCTACGCGCTGGAGATCACGGAAGAGGGCATCGCCCTGCTGGCCCGCATCCTGCCGCAGGACGCCGCCGTGGAGGCGCAGGTGCTGGCGCCCATACCCGAGGATCTGCGCCCCGTGTTCCTGAAATGCCTGCGCCTGATGGCCGGGCTGGAGCAGCAGGACGACACCGCCGCCTGA
- a CDS encoding Bug family tripartite tricarboxylate transporter substrate binding protein: MLLRRRCLAMMMLALTGWVTGSHAQTPSQAWPAKPVRLVVGLAPGGLVDVLARTVQPHLAEALKQTVIVENRGGAGGNVAGAEVVRNGGDNHTFLLNPSTTESVNPLMFASMPFDPQRDLRPVALLANSQLFLFVRSSLGVDTLEEFVAYARKRPDPLNYGSAGNGTTPHLAGELLKQATGMQATHAPYRGVAPAIQDLAAGQIDFAFGPATVFPMVQSGKLKVLAVASRQRAAVAPDIRTFSEVGIDGVFADSLFGVYAAAGTRDEVVDRMNTEINKVLARPEIQARFLDAGAEALPLRVADYAARVQDEKKLFAPLMRSLGLKEQ; the protein is encoded by the coding sequence ATGCTGTTGCGTAGACGTTGTCTGGCCATGATGATGCTGGCGTTGACTGGCTGGGTGACGGGCAGCCATGCGCAAACGCCGTCTCAGGCCTGGCCCGCCAAGCCCGTGCGCCTGGTCGTGGGGCTGGCGCCCGGAGGGCTGGTCGACGTGCTGGCGCGCACGGTGCAGCCGCACTTGGCCGAGGCCTTGAAGCAGACCGTTATCGTGGAGAATCGGGGCGGCGCGGGCGGCAACGTGGCGGGAGCCGAGGTTGTGCGCAATGGTGGAGACAACCATACCTTCTTGCTCAATCCATCGACGACCGAATCGGTCAACCCGCTGATGTTCGCCAGCATGCCGTTCGATCCGCAGCGGGACCTGCGGCCGGTTGCCTTGCTGGCCAACAGCCAGTTGTTCCTGTTTGTCCGGTCATCGCTTGGCGTCGATACGCTCGAGGAGTTCGTGGCATACGCGCGCAAGCGGCCCGATCCTCTCAATTACGGTTCGGCCGGAAACGGCACGACGCCGCATCTGGCCGGCGAGCTGCTCAAGCAGGCTACTGGCATGCAGGCCACCCATGCGCCGTATCGCGGCGTGGCGCCGGCGATACAAGACCTGGCAGCGGGCCAGATCGACTTCGCGTTTGGACCTGCCACGGTCTTTCCCATGGTGCAATCGGGCAAACTGAAGGTACTGGCGGTGGCGAGCCGGCAACGCGCTGCCGTGGCGCCCGACATACGGACCTTTTCCGAGGTCGGCATCGACGGTGTTTTCGCGGACAGCCTGTTCGGCGTGTATGCCGCCGCTGGCACCCGCGATGAGGTGGTCGATCGCATGAACACCGAAATTAACAAAGTGCTTGCGCGGCCGGAGATCCAGGCGCGCTTTCTGGATGCGGGCGCCGAGGCGCTACCGCTGCGCGTGGCCGACTATGCCGCGCGCGTGCAGGACGAAAAGAAATTGTTCGCCCCGTTGATGCGTTCGTTGGGGCTAAAGGAACAATAG
- a CDS encoding 2-hydroxymuconic semialdehyde dehydrogenase, translated as MTIRQLRNYIDGRFEDGAATFDKHSPVDGRLIAQVHEASRDQVNRAVVAAHRALPAWAGLPVAARTDHLLALADGITRRFDDFLQAEIGDTGKPVGWAGKIDIPRGAANFRAFAELARTLDMESYMTDTPDGRQALNYAYRKPLGVVGVISPWNLPLLLLTWKVAPALAFGNTVIMKPSEVTPSTATLLAEVAHEAGLPAGVLNLAHGFGPNSAGEFMTTHPDIDGITFTGESATGAAIMRAVAPGVKPVSFELGGKNAALVFADADFDAAVDGVTQSVFANCGQVCLCTERVYVERPIYERFVAALAARADALRIGWPMDPTTEMGPLVSREHREKVLSYFALAREEGATVAAGGGVPVFGDARDEGAYVQPTIWTGLPETARCIKEEVFGPVCHVAPFDTEEEAIRLANDTRYGLAAAVWTQNLTRGHRVAQAMKVGLAWVNCWFLRDLRTPFGGSGLSGIGREGGRHSLHFYTEPTNVCIKL; from the coding sequence ATGACGATCCGACAATTGCGCAACTACATCGACGGCCGTTTCGAAGACGGCGCGGCCACCTTCGACAAGCACAGCCCGGTGGACGGGCGCCTGATCGCCCAGGTCCACGAAGCCAGCCGCGACCAGGTCAACCGCGCGGTAGTGGCGGCGCATCGCGCTCTGCCCGCCTGGGCCGGACTGCCGGTTGCCGCGCGCACCGACCACCTGCTGGCGCTGGCCGACGGCATCACGCGACGGTTCGACGATTTCCTGCAGGCCGAGATCGGCGACACCGGCAAGCCGGTGGGCTGGGCCGGCAAGATCGACATTCCGCGCGGCGCGGCCAATTTCCGCGCCTTCGCGGAGCTGGCGCGCACGCTGGACATGGAAAGCTATATGACGGACACCCCGGACGGCAGGCAGGCGCTGAACTACGCCTACCGCAAGCCGCTGGGCGTGGTGGGCGTGATTTCGCCCTGGAACCTGCCGCTCCTGTTACTGACCTGGAAGGTGGCGCCCGCGCTGGCGTTCGGCAATACGGTGATCATGAAGCCGTCGGAAGTCACGCCCTCCACGGCCACGCTGCTGGCAGAGGTCGCCCACGAGGCCGGACTGCCTGCCGGCGTGCTGAACCTGGCGCATGGCTTCGGGCCGAACTCGGCGGGCGAATTCATGACCACGCACCCGGACATCGACGGCATTACCTTCACCGGCGAATCCGCCACGGGCGCCGCCATCATGCGGGCCGTGGCGCCGGGCGTGAAGCCGGTGTCCTTCGAGCTGGGCGGCAAGAACGCGGCGCTGGTGTTCGCCGACGCCGACTTCGATGCGGCCGTGGATGGCGTGACGCAATCGGTGTTCGCCAATTGCGGGCAGGTCTGCCTGTGCACCGAGCGCGTCTATGTCGAGCGCCCGATCTACGAACGCTTCGTCGCGGCGCTGGCCGCTCGTGCCGACGCCTTGCGCATAGGCTGGCCCATGGATCCCACCACCGAGATGGGACCGCTGGTGTCGCGCGAGCATCGCGAAAAGGTGCTGTCGTACTTCGCCCTGGCGCGCGAGGAAGGGGCGACGGTGGCGGCGGGCGGCGGCGTGCCGGTGTTCGGCGACGCACGCGACGAAGGCGCCTACGTGCAACCCACCATCTGGACCGGCCTGCCCGAGACCGCCCGCTGCATCAAGGAGGAAGTCTTCGGCCCGGTCTGCCACGTGGCGCCCTTCGATACCGAAGAAGAAGCCATCCGCCTGGCCAACGACACGCGCTACGGCCTGGCCGCGGCCGTCTGGACCCAGAACCTCACGCGCGGCCACCGGGTGGCGCAAGCCATGAAGGTCGGCCTGGCCTGGGTCAATTGCTGGTTCCTGCGCGACCTGCGCACGCCGTTCGGCGGCAGCGGCCTGTCGGGCATCGGCCGCGAAGGCGGACGCCATTCGCTGCATTTCTATACCGAACCCACCAACGTCTGCATTAAGCTCTGA
- a CDS encoding YihY/virulence factor BrkB family protein has translation MRLPPTLLRALRPSEIGGLLMDSAKQWSTHRASSKGAALALYMVFSLAPMLILVIAVAGAFFGEDAVRSELFSQLRELTGERGAEVIQTVLASAHESGKGWIAALISIFVLIFSATTAFAELKASLDELWEVSANQKGGLHGMVRSRMLSFGLVLVLALFLLISLTVNAALGAARGYYGDLWTASSFALVAEWISSLFSFSIVVALFAVIYKLLPSAKISWPDVIPGAIVTAALFLVGKWGIGVYLSRGAAVSAYGAAGSLIALLLWIYYSAQIFFFGAVFTRQFALRFGRKNPPTPAPADSTPATDA, from the coding sequence ATGCGTTTGCCCCCGACCCTGTTGCGTGCCCTGCGTCCCTCCGAAATCGGCGGGCTGTTGATGGACTCCGCCAAACAGTGGTCCACCCATCGCGCGTCGAGCAAGGGCGCGGCGCTGGCGCTGTACATGGTGTTTTCGCTGGCCCCCATGCTGATCCTGGTGATCGCGGTGGCGGGCGCATTCTTCGGCGAAGACGCGGTGCGCTCGGAGTTGTTCTCGCAGTTGCGTGAGCTGACCGGCGAGCGGGGCGCTGAAGTCATCCAGACGGTGCTGGCCAGCGCCCATGAGTCGGGCAAGGGCTGGATCGCGGCGCTGATCTCGATTTTCGTGCTGATCTTCAGCGCCACCACGGCCTTCGCGGAACTGAAGGCCAGCCTGGACGAATTGTGGGAAGTCTCCGCGAACCAGAAAGGCGGGCTGCACGGCATGGTCCGCAGCCGCATGCTGTCGTTCGGGCTGGTGCTGGTGCTGGCGCTGTTCCTCTTGATATCGCTGACGGTGAACGCCGCACTGGGGGCGGCGCGCGGCTATTACGGCGACTTGTGGACGGCTTCGTCCTTCGCCCTGGTGGCGGAGTGGATCTCCAGCCTGTTTTCCTTCTCCATCGTGGTAGCGCTGTTCGCGGTCATCTACAAGCTGCTGCCCAGCGCGAAGATTTCATGGCCGGACGTGATACCCGGCGCGATCGTGACCGCGGCGCTGTTCCTGGTCGGCAAGTGGGGCATCGGCGTCTATCTCAGCCGGGGCGCGGCGGTGTCCGCCTACGGCGCGGCGGGATCGCTGATCGCGCTGCTGCTGTGGATCTACTATTCGGCGCAAATCTTCTTCTTTGGCGCCGTGTTCACGCGCCAGTTCGCGCTGCGCTTCGGCAGGAAAAACCCGCCCACGCCGGCCCCGGCGGACTCGACGCCCGCAACGGACGCCTGA
- a CDS encoding GNAT family N-acetyltransferase, producing the protein MLRTERLILRPWHTDDAPSLFEYASDERIGPAAGWPPHTSVEHSQEIIQTVFSRPLAYAVTLKQDNTAIGLAALLMGKDSNFDIADDEAEIAYWIGVPFWGQGLIPEAVKELMRHAFDELDFNALWCGYFADNENSRKAQEKCGFKHHHTEENKFNPFMNDYRTEHVSRIGKKEWQALAASKSH; encoded by the coding sequence ATGCTGCGCACTGAACGCCTCATCTTGCGGCCCTGGCACACCGACGACGCGCCGAGCTTATTTGAGTATGCGAGCGACGAGCGGATCGGCCCCGCCGCGGGCTGGCCTCCGCATACAAGCGTCGAACATAGCCAGGAGATCATCCAGACGGTTTTTTCGCGACCACTGGCCTATGCCGTGACACTGAAGCAAGACAACACCGCCATAGGCCTGGCGGCGTTGCTCATGGGGAAGGACAGCAATTTCGATATTGCCGATGATGAAGCCGAAATCGCGTATTGGATCGGCGTGCCGTTCTGGGGCCAGGGACTGATTCCTGAAGCCGTCAAGGAACTGATGCGCCACGCGTTTGATGAGTTGGACTTCAACGCCCTGTGGTGCGGCTACTTCGCCGACAACGAGAATTCGCGCAAGGCCCAGGAAAAGTGCGGCTTCAAGCACCATCACACCGAGGAAAACAAGTTCAACCCGTTCATGAACGACTACCGAACGGAGCATGTCAGCCGCATCGGCAAGAAGGAATGGCAGGCGCTGGCGGCTTCGAAATCGCATTGA